Proteins co-encoded in one Novosphingobium sp. PP1Y genomic window:
- the gcvPA gene encoding aminomethyl-transferring glycine dehydrogenase subunit GcvPA, translated as MRYLPLTDTDRAAMLDVIGAASVDDLFIDVPSEARLSGPVEGLPMHASEMAVERHMSALAGKNLSAGSAPFFLGAGAYRHHVPASVDHIIQRGEFLTAYTPYQPEIAQGTLQVLFEFQTQVARLFGTDIANASMYDGSTACWEAILMAARITRKDRAILSGGLHPHYGEVVRTMAKFTEDEIASLACELTREPDDAAVIAAIDEKTSCVVVQYPDILGRIPDLAAISEAAHAKGALVVAVVTEPVALGMIEAPGNLGADIVVGEGQSLGVGLQFGGPYLGLFGCREKFVRQMPGRLCGETVDAEGKRGFVLTLSTREQHIRREKATSNICTNSGLCALAFSIHLTLLGGNGLAQLAAVNHDRTQAVVERLTQIPGVSLLNDAYFNEVTLVLPGDAREVVRELADRKVLGGVSLGRLFPAQEDLHKGLLVAATETTTDDDIETLATELAAVLEGVPA; from the coding sequence TTGCGCTACCTGCCCCTGACCGATACCGATCGCGCCGCCATGCTGGACGTGATCGGCGCCGCCTCGGTCGACGATCTTTTCATCGACGTGCCATCCGAGGCGCGGCTTTCCGGCCCGGTCGAGGGGCTGCCCATGCATGCCAGCGAAATGGCCGTGGAACGGCACATGAGCGCGCTGGCGGGCAAGAACCTCAGCGCAGGATCGGCGCCGTTCTTCCTCGGGGCAGGGGCCTATCGCCACCATGTGCCGGCTTCTGTCGACCACATCATCCAGCGCGGTGAGTTCCTGACTGCCTATACGCCATATCAGCCGGAGATCGCGCAAGGCACGCTGCAGGTGCTCTTCGAGTTCCAGACCCAGGTCGCGCGCCTGTTCGGGACCGACATCGCCAATGCCTCGATGTACGACGGTTCGACCGCGTGCTGGGAGGCGATCCTGATGGCGGCGCGCATCACACGCAAGGACCGGGCGATCCTCTCCGGCGGCCTGCACCCGCATTATGGCGAAGTCGTGCGCACCATGGCGAAGTTCACCGAGGACGAGATCGCCTCGCTCGCTTGCGAACTCACGCGTGAGCCCGACGATGCGGCGGTGATCGCGGCGATCGACGAGAAGACCTCGTGCGTCGTCGTCCAGTATCCCGATATCCTGGGCCGAATTCCGGATCTGGCAGCGATCTCCGAAGCCGCCCACGCCAAGGGCGCGCTGGTCGTTGCCGTGGTGACCGAACCGGTCGCGCTGGGCATGATAGAGGCGCCGGGCAATCTCGGTGCGGACATCGTCGTGGGCGAAGGCCAGTCGCTGGGCGTCGGCTTGCAGTTCGGCGGGCCTTACCTCGGCCTGTTCGGCTGCCGCGAGAAATTCGTGCGACAGATGCCGGGCCGTCTTTGTGGCGAGACCGTCGATGCCGAGGGCAAGCGCGGCTTTGTGCTGACGCTCTCAACCCGCGAGCAGCACATTCGCCGGGAGAAGGCGACAAGCAATATCTGCACGAATTCCGGGCTTTGCGCCCTGGCCTTCAGTATTCACCTGACCCTGCTGGGTGGGAATGGCCTGGCCCAGCTGGCAGCAGTGAACCATGACCGCACGCAGGCGGTGGTGGAGCGCCTGACGCAGATCCCCGGCGTCTCGCTGCTCAACGATGCCTATTTCAACGAGGTCACGCTGGTACTGCCCGGCGATGCGCGCGAAGTGGTGCGCGAACTGGCCGACCGCAAGGTGCTTGGCGGCGTTTCGCTCGGCCGCCTGTTCCCCGCGCAGGAAGACCTGCACAAGGGCTTGCTGGTCGCGGCGACCGAGACGACCACCGACGACGATATCGAGACGCTTGCCACCGAACTGGCGGCTGTCCTGGAAGGAGTGCCGGCATGA
- the gcvH gene encoding glycine cleavage system protein GcvH has translation MTRYFTEDHEWIEVEGDTGTVGITDYAQGQLGDITFVELPDAGATVAKGDSVSVVDSVKAASDVYTPVSGTVSDANGALADEPELVNTDAEKGGWLFRITLSDPAELEGLMDETAYKAFVETL, from the coding sequence ATGACCCGTTATTTCACCGAAGACCACGAATGGATCGAAGTCGAGGGCGACACCGGCACGGTCGGGATCACCGACTATGCGCAGGGCCAGCTTGGCGACATCACTTTCGTTGAACTGCCGGACGCCGGGGCGACCGTCGCCAAGGGCGATTCCGTTTCGGTCGTCGATTCCGTGAAGGCGGCTTCGGACGTCTACACGCCGGTTTCGGGCACCGTTTCCGATGCCAATGGTGCGCTCGCCGATGAGCCGGAACTGGTCAACACCGATGCCGAAAAGGGTGGCTGGCTGTTCCGCATCACCCTGTCCGATCCAGCCGAACTCGAAGGTCTCATGGATGAGACCGCGTACAAGGCATTTGTCGAAACCCTCTGA